The Candidatus Liberibacter solanacearum CLso-ZC1 genomic interval CATGTTCGGTTTCACAACGTGTTTTCTACTGTTTTATGCGATTTTTATTTTTCTTGAAGCTTGGTATGGAGAACAAAAATAATGATCAGCATTAGTTTTAATCACTTTGTAGTTATTGTTTGCATCATCGTCGCTTTGGCTTGTGTTGGTGGTTTAATATACGACCATTTAAAGGTTAAACGGCGTAGAAAACCTGTTAAATTATCCTTTAGAAATGCCAAAATTCCAAGAAGCAAGAAGAGAAAGAAGAAGTAATGATATTTACTGCTTTTTGTATTGGCGGACTAGTCTTTCTCGCCCTTTTAGTACTTTTAGATATTTTGGAAGTTTATAAGTTGAGGAAAGAGAATGAATTTTTGAGAGAAAAGAACTCGATATTAGTAGCGTTATATATAGAGAAATTAAGATCCACACGTAAGGACAAGAACCATGAGTAAACAACTAACAAAACTAGATAAAGTCAAATTAGCGTTTAATATTCTGCTCTTATTTGGAGTTGTAGTGATGATGCTATGGTGGAAATGGGGGTAGAGAAGATGGTTGCAATAAATAATCAGTATGATAATAAATTGAATCTTCATTTAAGCACAATAAAGGAAGAAGATTCAATGAAAAAATATAAATTAACGTTTCACGGTAGCATAGAAGAATTAAAAGACCTAGTAAAAAAGGAAGAGCTACAAGGTACTTGGGAATTAGCAGACAGTATTAAACCTCATAGATTCGTAAGCAACAAAGGAGGAATACTATTATGGTATCCAAGCACTAATTCGGTTGTTTTCCAAGGTAAATCAACGGATGAACTTTTGCATGTAAATTTAAAGAAAGCGATAGAGCAATCCCGTATTAGTAACTCTAATTCACGTATAGCCCATTCTGAGCGAGTGTTTATTGTGCATGGGCATGATATGGATTCTAAAGATCAACTAGAACTAATACTTTATAAATTAGGAATAGAAAACCAATTTATACTTCAAAACACTGCGGGAAACGGGATAACTATTATTGAAGAATTGGAGAAAGAAATCGTAAAAACTCAAAATCGTTTTGGTATTGTACTATTAACCCCCGATGACTATGGATATTCTAGTACAGAAGGTATCGAAAGCAGGCAACCCAGAGCTAGACAGAATGTTATTTTAGAGATGGGTATGTTGCTTTCTTCCTTAGGGAGGGAGAATGTAGTTATCTTACAAAAACAACATTTAGAAAAACCCTCCGATATAAGTGGTATTATATACTTACCTTTTAACGAACATGTTAAAGACATAGCACATAAGCTAATACAGAGATTACAGCATTCTGGATTTAAAATTGATAATAATGACATAGCTAATGCTTTGAGCTGATGTGCTGGTGGAAATGGAAATAAGTCAATGACATATAGACAATTAAGAATTAAAGAACATTCTATATCGTATGTTTGTACGACATCTTACTACATTATCCCTTGGAATTTTGATGATCCTACCACAGTGCATGCGGAATTTGTTAAAGGCGAAGAAAGTAAGCCTTTAGAATACGGAGAAGAGTTCACTGTTGATTGTGATGAGGGTATGCTTACTCTTCTTACCGACTATAATAACAGCGATACACTACATATATTTGAGGGCGAGAGGTTAAAGTACATTGCAAAATCCTCTGCAAAACACAGTCATAAAACTCTTACAAGAAGAATAGATGATTGTATGGAAGAGATAAACAAGATACCGCCTAAAATAGACAAAGTAGAAAAAGAATTTAAAGAAGAGATAAACAAGATACCGCCAAAAATAGATAAAGTAGAAAAAGAGTTTCAAGAAGAAATAAAGAACACTGCAACTATCGTACAAGTTCATTCCTTATCTCTTACAGATCAGATCAAGATCCTTGATGAACACGAAAGACGACTAGCGGAAACTGCTACAAAAGAAGACTTGAGCAATCTAAAGGATCTTTATGTTACTCCCAATGAATTGAATTTAATTCTTGAGAACACTAGTGCTAAAACCCAAGAAGCTATAAAGCGTTTAGAACAAGAGATCAAAGGTCTCAAGGATGCGTCTTCTAGTGAAGTTGAATCACTCAAAAACAAGCTAGACAATCTTATATCCCTCCGAGAGACCCTAAAGAAGTTTAAAGCGGATATAGCTGAACAGATTACTCATTTAGGAAACAAAACCGATAGGATAGAGACAGGAGCAAGAAATCTTACAGAGATTGTATCTCGTCTTTGCCAAAAGGTTGATGACGTTGACATTATCCAGATGGATAGAGATGTTACGGCTTTAGCATCCAAAAGCTTAGAAGTAGCTAAAACTTTAGAGACATTAGAAAAGAAGCCACCTGTAGATTTAAAGCCTCTTGGTGCTAGAGTAGAAAAGGTCGAAGTACGTGTTGGTGCTATTGAGAACAAATCACCTGTAGATTTAAAGCCTCTTGATAATAGGATTAAAGATTTAAAGAACATGATAGACGCACTAGAAGCCAGAATAGCAAACACTGAGAAACACGTCTGTAATGGTAGTCTTACTTTACAAGCTACCGAACAGAACAAAAACCCTTGTATATCTTTTAAAGGACAAGATGGCAAAGGTATAGCTCAGATGTTTACTCGTGATGGGAATTTGTTCATAGGGACGAATGATAATAACCTATTAACCCCTGATAGAGTTAAAATAGGTGGCAAAACATTAAAAGAACACATGGAAAATGGGCTAAGCGGGCGTACGACGATACGCTGTGCAAGGCTACATACTAACGAGAGTCTGGGGAACATAATAAATTCAACTAGTATCGATAATTGGCAATACCCGGCTGAGAATTCTGGTGGGCATTTGTCTCATTCCGTTGCTTCCGCTATTGGTCTTGATGACGCAGACAAAAGGAGGCGTTGGAAAGTGATAGGGAAAACCGTAGGTTATTACGGAGTGTGGCATTGGCTACAAGAGGTTATTGAGTGAGTGGGGATTTGTTTTAATATCTTGATTTAACTAGGTTTTTGTTTTATAATATAAGATATAAAAGGCGGTAAACATTGGAGCAATAAAATGACGGAAAATAATACTTCCATTGATATTAATTCCCAAGCAGTTCATTTACATCTTAAAATGCACCAAGACATAATCAAAAGAATGGCGTTAAATAGTCTTTTCATCAAAACGTGTTGCATATCTCTATTATTTTTATTTTTGTTTATCACAACTAACGTAACTCTATCGGGATTTACTTGTCTATTATTGACTATGGCTTTTGCCACTATTGACACAATGTACTTAGCACTAGAAAGAGGATTTCGTGCCTCCTATAATAATTTCGTCAACAAACTCCACAGTAACACCTTACAAAAAGAAGATTTATTTATTTTAGCCCCTGAGCGTATTAGCTTTTGGGATACCGCTAAATCGTTTTCTGTGTGTCTTTTTTATGTTGCTCCTCTATGTTTCTATGTGTTTATTTCTTATATCGCACCTCCATAATATTCCTAGATTTTTCTACTATTCATGGTAGAGATAATCAGTTTTTTATATAGTGTTGACTTTTTAAAAGATTAGATATCCATTATTTCTTAAAATCTATGACGTTATTAGGCTCGTTTTCGATATCTTCGAAAGCGGGCTTAAGTTTTAAGCCTCTTATGATGCGGAGATATCTTCCTCTATCAGGACGTGGTTTTTCCCAATCCCTATCGTCTTTAAACCCTTTTTGTTTAAGATTGAGGGTAACTGTTCTCGTTGATATACGCTTTCTATCGTAGTTTAGCTCTTGTTCTCTGTATTCACTGTAGCTTCTCGCTAAAATACTGCTCTCTTCTAAAAATCCCTCACCAACCTCACAACAATCGTCAATCCACGCTTGGTAGGTATCTGTTCCCCGTCTTTCTTCCTCTTTAGCGTTTATACATACTTCAGGTACATAAACATCAAGATTCCGACCGTTGCGGATATACGCTTTAATCCCTTCTAAAAACCACTTCTTAGCTTCTAAGGCATATTCAGTTTCTAGCTTTTGTGCGAATGTTGCATCTCTATTAGCTATAGGCTTGTCGAAAGGAATGACAATATATCTTCTCCACCATGCATCATCTGGGTTTCTGACAAACAAATGCTTATTGGATACGATAAAAGGAGTAAAACTAGCCCGTGCTTCGCTGTATGTATTGCCGTAGTTAAGGCGGGCAGTCATACAATCGCCACCCGTCATTTGTTTTATTTTCGCTGCATTTAACTCGTCATTCTCGTTAGTTTCACTGATAATAACAACCCGAGAACCCATGAGCCTTATAAGACTAGGGTTTGCTTTTCCTGCTTCTGGCGGACGATTCTGCATAACATCGCTGGCTTCGGCGTTAATGACGTATTGATTACCAAAAGCAAATTTAATCAGGTTCATTAGGGTACTTTTACCACTTCCACCAACCCCTCGAATATGGATAAATCGTTGAGCTTCATTCCCTCCTAACAACGCCATGCCAACACAACGAGTAAAGAAGTTCATAACCTCTTCACTTTCAAAATAGTTTGATACTAAATTCATAAACTCTGCCGATGGTTTAGCCCTCAACAAAAGGAGTTCCTGTTGATTTAGTGATATATAGTTCTTCTTTTGGCGTAATTTGTTGTCCTGTTTCCATATCAAGGATACCGTCTCGTTCACCTATATATCTCAGGTTAGCATCAAATATCTCTGATGATATGTGAAATGGGCTTTTTGCCTCAATGGCATTTGCCGTTGATTTAGATCTTGATTGTTCACAGGCATTTCTTTTTGCATAAGCCTTAAGATACAATGCTCTAGGGTTTTTCTTAGTGCCATCCTTATTTTCGATTTCCTCACAAAGGTCAAAGGCATCTTTCTTCATGGAGATAAGAAATTCCATGATATAACCAGCTATTTTATCATCTGTAATCCGCCATATATAACGGTTGGTTTTGTCCTTTTTATACCAAGCTTTTGTATCAGATGCATAAAGGAAGTATCCTGATTTAAAAACAGAGAACATTGCTTTATTATACGCATCACTAAAACGTTCTTCTAAAATTCCATCAGGTATTAATTTTCTATGGTGATAAAAAATAGAAGCAAAGGTAGAGCGTTTCTTCTCACTATCCCCCTCTTCTTCACAGTCGAATGTACTCCATTTGTAATTAAAATTCTCTTCATCGTAACTAGAGCCTCGCTTGCTCCACCGTCTGGCAAGTTCTTTACCCTCATGCGATCCTTGTGTTTCGTGATGAATAGCCATAACAACAGGTATCCACTCATCGTGTGTTCCGTTGGTAAACTCCTCGCCAAAACAAGATAAAAAGGCGGTTATCTCTCTATTGGTGTAGCGTCTATTGCCTTT includes:
- a CDS encoding PriCT-2 domain-containing protein, whose amino-acid sequence is MAKAGIKKKQTPKSQQGHLDILGGGQYFVAYNIHPKTKEEYTWTTPPDAFKAEELPLLSEEDVEHLFEFFKESTTPVVKAKKEIKSPKEGNTKGNRRYTNREITAFLSCFGEEFTNGTHDEWIPVVMAIHHETQGSHEGKELARRWSKRGSSYDEENFNYKWSTFDCEEEGDSEKKRSTFASIFYHHRKLIPDGILEERFSDAYNKAMFSVFKSGYFLYASDTKAWYKKDKTNRYIWRITDDKIAGYIMEFLISMKKDAFDLCEEIENKDGTKKNPRALYLKAYAKRNACEQSRSKSTANAIEAKSPFHISSEIFDANLRYIGERDGILDMETGQQITPKEELYITKSTGTPFVEG
- a CDS encoding TIR domain-containing protein is translated as MVEMGVEKMVAINNQYDNKLNLHLSTIKEEDSMKKYKLTFHGSIEELKDLVKKEELQGTWELADSIKPHRFVSNKGGILLWYPSTNSVVFQGKSTDELLHVNLKKAIEQSRISNSNSRIAHSERVFIVHGHDMDSKDQLELILYKLGIENQFILQNTAGNGITIIEELEKEIVKTQNRFGIVLLTPDDYGYSSTEGIESRQPRARQNVILEMGMLLSSLGRENVVILQKQHLEKPSDISGIIYLPFNEHVKDIAHKLIQRLQHSGFKIDNNDIANALS
- a CDS encoding DNA primase family protein — protein: MNETVSLIWKQDNKLRQKKNYISLNQQELLLLRAKPSAEFMNLVSNYFESEEVMNFFTRCVGMALLGGNEAQRFIHIRGVGGSGKSTLMNLIKFAFGNQYVINAEASDVMQNRPPEAGKANPSLIRLMGSRVVIISETNENDELNAAKIKQMTGGDCMTARLNYGNTYSEARASFTPFIVSNKHLFVRNPDDAWWRRYIVIPFDKPIANRDATFAQKLETEYALEAKKWFLEGIKAYIRNGRNLDVYVPEVCINAKEEERRGTDTYQAWIDDCCEVGEGFLEESSILARSYSEYREQELNYDRKRISTRTVTLNLKQKGFKDDRDWEKPRPDRGRYLRIIRGLKLKPAFEDIENEPNNVIDFKK